The Natrinema caseinilyticum genomic sequence GATACCCGGGAACAACCGCGTCAGCGTGTCCTTGGCCTCGTCGGGCGACCAGAGTTTGCGACGGTAGTTGAAATCGAAGGCCGTCGACGTCCCCCCTTTCCGAGCCGCTTTGAGCAGGTTCGCAGTCGTATCCCGCAGCGTCGAGGAGAGCGCGGGCGTGATACCGGTCGTAAAGAAGACCTGCGCGTTCTGGATCCGATCGATGTTTAGTTCGCGGGCCTCCGCCGTCGAGACGGCGGTGTTCTCCCGGTCGTAGATCACGTTCGTCCCCCGTGGTTTCCCGGCCTGCTCGAGGTAGTACGTCCCCTGGCGGCCGCGGTGGCTCCAGACGACGTCGGTCTCGATTCCGTGTCCGCGAAGTTCCCCGACGACGCGCCGCCCGAGCGCCGTCTCCGGTACTTTCGACACCCAGGTCGCCGAAGCGCCCAGTCGACTCGCCGCGATGGCGACGTTGCTCTCGGCCCCTGCGGCACGAACCTCGAACTCGCTTGCGTCCTCGAGGCGTACGTGTCCCGGCGGCGACAACCGGAGCATCGTCTCACCGAACGTGACGATGTCGGTCTCGCTCACGGCTCGCCACCCCAGGTCGATCTGCAGTGAACGGAAACGTCTCTGTCGGCCATACCCGTCTCAACGAACGGCTCTGGTATAAGTTATGGAGGTCTGTCATTGCACAATTATGCTCGGTCGGCCACGGAAACGGACGGCAGTCGATCACGGAGGTGAAACGATCGTTTCGTCGACGGTGCCAACCGTGGTCATCGTCAGGTGGGATGGCAAATCGTGACACTGAAGCGTTCGTTTGGCATTTCGTTGATACTTTGCGCAAGGAGAATCGTGTCCCCGTACGAATCGACGGCGGTATCTCACAGCCGTCGGTAGTGCTGGCACGGTCGCGATAGCAGGGTGTAGTGCGGTGAACCACCTCGGGGTCGCGCCCCGAGGTACTCGGCCTGCTCCGCCTATAGAAGGGGCGCAAACGCTGTCTGATCCCACCCTCCACGCGGAATCCAGCGGGAGACGCAGCCTCAGTTTCACGACAGCGGGCGAAGAGATCGGATCGGTCGGCGTCGACGGAACCGTCACGTCGGGGATCGTCGATCTCCAGACCGAGATCTGGCACCGGGAGGGAACGACCGCAAAATCGATCAAGTTCAGGATATGGATGCCGACGTCAGGGACGGATTCCCCCGCAGAAGTCGCCGTCCGGTCGCCCGTGGAGGGCGATAGCTCGTCCCCGCCGTCCGTCTCGCTGTCTACGCCACGACGCGATCCGGGGACGACAATCGAAATCGACGACCTGGACGACCTCGCAGACGAGACGATCAGTACGCTCGCGTTCTTCGTCAGGCCCCCGTCGAAGACGGCCACGACCCTCCTGATCGACGCGGCGGTCGACCTCACGAGCAGTGACTTGCTCGGCAGCGAGTACTCCCTGGAGGGTCGATTGCGACTCGAGTTTCCGTCGCTCGACGGAACGTCGTCCCTTCGCCGATAGGTCGGCGCAAGCCCGGTCGTCAGCACGCACCACCGGTGAGCCGTCCGGAAACCCCTCCCGCCAGGACGATCGACTACCTGTCGCGTGTCGATACGTTCACGAAAGGACCAAGAACAGGCAAGAATTACTTCCTTTCGAGCGGTGTGTTACCTATGGACGACGTAACCGAATTCGACGATATCCTCATCCCGACCGACGGGAGCAAATCCGCCCGCGCGGGAGCCGAGCAGGCGATCAAATTCGCACGGCGAAACGATGCCACCCTCCACGTGCTGTACGCGATGGACATGGGCGACGCGGACTACGTCGCAGTCCCGAGCGATATCGCGCAGACGCGCAAGCGACTGGAAAAGAAAGGCCAGACGTTCGTCGACGAGATCGAAGAACTCGCCGCGGACGCGGATATCACGTGCGTCACGAGCGTCAAATCGAACACGCCCGTCGAGGCCATCGTCGAGTACGTCGACGAACACGACATCGACCTCGTCGTCATGGGAAAACGGGGGCGATCCGATCCCGACAAGCCCCTCGTCGGCTCGATCACGAACCGGGTTGTCGGCTCGCTCGACATCCCCGTGTTCACCGCTTGAGCGACCCGCTCCTCGGCACCGTCCGACCCGCTCCTCGGCACCGTCCGACCCGCTCGAGCACCGCTCGTCGACGCGTCCGTCCGCTCGAGTGACGCCTGCGGTCAGCGGACCGCCTCCGATCGCCCGATCACCCGTTCGCAGCCGGGACGGTGATGCCGTCTCGACGAACTAGTCGTCGGGACCGAGCGACGACGTGACGGCGACGGTCGTCCGATCGTCTCCGGCCTCGAGATCGATCCGACCGCCGAACCTCTCGAGCAACGCACATCCCGTTTCCAGGTGATCGGTGACTGCCGGAACGCGAACCGTTCCGCCGACGAGCGCCAGGAATACCAGCAACTGGTCGGCCATGTGGCGATCGACGGGCGCCGACCCGTCGAGAAATCGGTTCGCAGCGTCCGCGGCGTCTTCGCCGACCCGCTCGGCCGGTTTGCCGCGCTCGCCGAGCGCGGTGAAACCGGCGACGCCCGAGCCGTGATCGACACGAATCACCAGCACGGAGCCGGGAGATGGGCTTCGAGCCGTCGTCTCGCACCGTTCTCGCAGTTCGAGCGACGGCGCTCGGTGCAGTCGCTCGAGCGCCCCCTCGGCCTGGCGCATCGCGACGTC encodes the following:
- the kdgK1 gene encoding bifunctional 2-dehydro-3-deoxygluconokinase/2-dehydro-3-deoxygalactonokinase, giving the protein MSETDIVTFGETMLRLSPPGHVRLEDASEFEVRAAGAESNVAIAASRLGASATWVSKVPETALGRRVVGELRGHGIETDVVWSHRGRQGTYYLEQAGKPRGTNVIYDRENTAVSTAEARELNIDRIQNAQVFFTTGITPALSSTLRDTTANLLKAARKGGTSTAFDFNYRRKLWSPDEAKDTLTRLFPGIDILVIAARDARTVLGLEGDPRQLAHKLGSQYDFTTVVVTRGSQGAVGWHDSVVHDHDAYETDTVDPIGTGDAFTGAFIARRLDGDDVATALEYAAATASLKRTIPGDVALVTADEVEAVVNEQAEDISR
- a CDS encoding universal stress protein, with the translated sequence MDDVTEFDDILIPTDGSKSARAGAEQAIKFARRNDATLHVLYAMDMGDADYVAVPSDIAQTRKRLEKKGQTFVDEIEELAADADITCVTSVKSNTPVEAIVEYVDEHDIDLVVMGKRGRSDPDKPLVGSITNRVVGSLDIPVFTA